The Erythrobacter sp. Alg231-14 genome has a segment encoding these proteins:
- a CDS encoding Nramp family divalent metal transporter — protein sequence MTDIGKPIGWRAKLALFLPGIFLIGFNIGTGSVTTMASAGANYGMALLWTVLISCAATYLMVATYGRYTLVTGETALEAFRKHIHPAVGLFFIAALGIGVFASLMGVMGIVAEISYEWSKTFISGGIEPIYWAAFFCSIAYYIFWSGRTQIFERILAVVVAIMGACFVLNFFILMPPVSAMAAGLVPSVPDVGSSETGPLLLIASMVGTTIFSGLFIMRTTLVKEAGWNIAHDKQQRRDAAFAAIMMFVISASIMAAAAGSLFAEGIALDKASQMIGLLEPLAGPLAVSIFAIGIIAAGVSSQFPNLILIPWLLCDFRSTPRDMTLWQYRLFVGIISLLGLVVPLFDARPVLVLILSQAFNVVLLPVTVACILYLGNRADLMGNYRHSWRTNAGLCGILLFSLVTGYMGFQGLLSML from the coding sequence ATGACGGACATAGGAAAACCCATCGGTTGGCGTGCCAAGCTTGCCCTCTTCCTTCCTGGAATATTCCTCATCGGTTTCAATATTGGCACCGGCAGTGTGACGACTATGGCGTCGGCCGGAGCCAATTATGGCATGGCGCTCTTATGGACCGTGCTTATTTCCTGCGCCGCCACGTATTTGATGGTTGCGACATACGGCCGGTACACATTGGTCACCGGAGAGACGGCGCTAGAGGCGTTTCGCAAACATATTCACCCCGCCGTCGGTCTGTTCTTCATCGCTGCTCTTGGCATTGGCGTTTTCGCGAGCCTGATGGGCGTAATGGGGATCGTCGCCGAGATAAGTTATGAATGGTCAAAGACGTTTATTTCGGGCGGGATCGAACCGATCTATTGGGCCGCGTTCTTCTGCTCGATTGCCTATTATATCTTCTGGAGTGGGCGCACACAGATATTTGAACGCATCCTCGCCGTGGTGGTAGCCATTATGGGCGCCTGTTTCGTACTCAATTTTTTCATCCTCATGCCGCCGGTATCCGCGATGGCCGCGGGGCTGGTGCCTTCGGTGCCCGACGTCGGATCCAGCGAAACCGGACCTCTGCTTTTGATCGCCTCCATGGTGGGCACAACCATTTTCTCAGGTCTGTTCATCATGCGCACCACATTGGTGAAAGAGGCAGGTTGGAACATCGCCCACGACAAACAACAACGTCGTGACGCCGCATTCGCAGCGATCATGATGTTCGTCATCAGCGCGTCGATTATGGCGGCGGCGGCGGGCAGCCTTTTCGCAGAAGGCATCGCTCTGGATAAAGCATCGCAAATGATCGGTTTGCTCGAACCGCTCGCCGGGCCATTGGCCGTTTCAATTTTTGCAATCGGCATCATTGCCGCCGGGGTCTCTTCGCAGTTCCCCAATCTCATCCTGATCCCTTGGCTGTTGTGCGATTTCCGCAGCACACCGCGAGATATGACCCTGTGGCAATACCGTCTCTTCGTCGGAATCATTTCTCTGCTGGGTCTGGTCGTGCCGCTGTTCGACGCGAGGCCCGTTTTGGTTCTGATCTTGAGCCAAGCGTTCAACGTTGTGCTGCTTCCCGTTACGGTCGCTTGCATTCTCTATTTGGGTAACCGTGCCGATTTGATGGGGAATTATCGCCATTCATGGCGCACAAATGCCGGACTTTGCGGGATTTTACTCTTCTCTCTCGTCACCGGCTATATGGGCTTTCAAGGCCTGTTGAGCATGCTTTAA
- a CDS encoding ATP-binding cassette domain-containing protein, giving the protein MLELKNVTHVYGNGTRALNNVSLEVPKGMFGLLGPNGAGKSTLMRTIATLQTPTEGSIVFDDIDVLKNPEKLRETLGYLPQDFGVYPRVSAYDMLDHMAVLKGVASSSERKDTVETLLAQTNLWDVRKKAIAGFSGGMRQRFGIAQALIGNPQLIIVDEPTAGLDPEERNRFLNLLAEIGENVVIILSTHIVEDVADLCPNMAVIVSGEIKLEGAPKQLIEKARGTVWAKTIERADLLSVKDTHEVISTRLFAGQTIVHVLSDTDPGDGFVNVDGGLEDVYFSTLAHSRRKVPSATVAA; this is encoded by the coding sequence ATGCTCGAACTTAAAAATGTCACGCATGTCTACGGCAATGGCACCCGCGCACTGAACAACGTGTCTTTGGAAGTGCCCAAGGGGATGTTCGGACTTTTGGGACCCAACGGCGCAGGCAAGAGCACGCTTATGCGGACTATTGCGACTTTGCAGACACCCACAGAGGGTTCCATTGTCTTCGACGACATCGACGTTCTGAAGAACCCTGAAAAACTGCGCGAAACACTTGGCTATCTGCCGCAGGATTTCGGCGTTTATCCGCGCGTTTCGGCGTACGATATGCTGGACCATATGGCCGTGCTCAAAGGCGTTGCCTCATCGTCCGAACGCAAAGATACGGTGGAAACCTTACTGGCTCAGACCAACCTTTGGGATGTGCGTAAGAAAGCGATTGCAGGCTTTTCAGGCGGCATGCGCCAACGTTTTGGCATTGCACAGGCTTTGATCGGCAATCCGCAGCTCATCATCGTTGACGAGCCGACCGCCGGTCTTGACCCCGAAGAGCGCAATCGTTTCCTCAACCTCTTGGCCGAAATTGGCGAGAATGTGGTGATCATTCTTTCGACTCATATTGTTGAAGATGTCGCAGATCTGTGTCCGAACATGGCCGTTATCGTATCGGGCGAAATCAAGCTTGAGGGTGCCCCAAAACAGCTCATCGAAAAAGCACGAGGCACCGTTTGGGCCAAAACGATCGAACGCGCCGACCTACTATCGGTGAAAGACACGCATGAAGTAATTTCAACCCGTCTTTTCGCCGGACAGACCATCGTTCACGTGCTGTCTGACACTGACCCGGGCGACGGATTTGTAAATGTCGATGGCGGGCTAGAGGATGTCTATTTCTCCACTCTCGCACATTCGCGCCGCAAGGTTCCCTCCGCAACTGTTGCAGCCTGA
- the uxuA gene encoding mannonate dehydratase has protein sequence MRESWRWFGPTDPINLEEIRQTGATDIVSALHDIPIGEPWPRESIAAQRAMIEQGNTPGSNLHWTVVESIPVHEDIKLAANGHEIYVDAWIESMENLAAEGIKTICYNFMPVIDWTRTDLRHRLPNGAYALKFDQDRFAAFDLFILKRVGAEADYDAEEWARAKTAVDAMSQQEIGTLTQTIIAGLPGKMTDAYSLEDFRAILARYDGIDHNQLRSNLIGFLERVLPAAEKLDVKLAIHPDDPPWDMFGLPRVICTPADLEKLFEAAPSASNGITLCVGTYGSRPDNDLPQMARRYRDRIHFAHLRGVSRDPKEPRTFIEASHLDSDIDMLSVIRNLLVNERATGREIYIRPDHGHLMMGDVSKKTNPGYSAIGRMKGLAEIRGAIRALSANVDPI, from the coding sequence ATGCGCGAATCCTGGCGTTGGTTTGGGCCAACCGATCCGATCAATCTCGAAGAAATCCGCCAAACAGGTGCAACTGATATCGTCAGCGCATTGCACGATATTCCAATCGGTGAACCATGGCCGCGCGAGAGCATCGCGGCGCAACGCGCCATGATTGAACAAGGCAACACTCCCGGTTCCAATCTGCATTGGACAGTGGTTGAAAGCATTCCGGTGCACGAGGATATCAAGCTCGCCGCCAACGGGCATGAGATTTATGTCGATGCCTGGATTGAAAGCATGGAAAACCTTGCGGCGGAGGGGATCAAAACGATCTGCTACAACTTCATGCCCGTGATCGACTGGACAAGAACGGATTTGCGGCACCGCCTGCCGAATGGCGCCTACGCATTGAAGTTTGATCAAGACCGCTTTGCAGCGTTCGATCTGTTCATTTTGAAGCGTGTGGGCGCAGAGGCGGATTATGACGCGGAAGAATGGGCGCGAGCGAAAACAGCGGTTGATGCAATGTCACAACAAGAGATCGGCACCCTCACCCAGACCATAATCGCTGGATTGCCGGGAAAGATGACCGATGCCTATTCGCTCGAAGATTTTCGCGCCATCTTGGCGCGGTATGACGGGATTGATCACAATCAATTGCGCTCAAATCTGATTGGATTTCTGGAACGCGTTCTTCCCGCCGCCGAAAAACTTGATGTGAAACTCGCCATTCATCCCGATGATCCGCCATGGGATATGTTTGGATTACCGCGCGTTATCTGCACACCCGCTGATCTGGAAAAACTGTTTGAAGCCGCGCCCAGTGCATCAAACGGCATAACCTTATGCGTTGGCACCTACGGCAGCAGGCCAGACAATGATTTGCCTCAAATGGCGCGCCGTTATCGCGATCGCATCCATTTCGCACATCTGCGAGGTGTTTCGCGCGATCCAAAGGAACCGCGTACTTTCATCGAGGCAAGCCACCTTGATAGCGACATCGACATGTTAAGCGTGATCCGCAATTTGCTGGTGAATGAGCGGGCAACAGGCCGTGAAATCTACATTCGACCCGATCATGGTCATTTGATGATGGGCGACGTTTCTAAGAAAACCAATCCGGGCTATTCTGCGATCGGCCGGATGAAAGGTCTTGCCGAAATTCGCGGGGCAATTCGCGCGCTGTCCGCGAATGTCGATCCGATTTGA
- a CDS encoding phosphotransferase family protein, with translation MNPNDRFVDLVSVHFPDAEIQSVSPLTGGVSADATLIDIENADRSRIRLVLREHGSNHNGHGAALEYQLLDSLLALGFAVPKPFGFGDGEGGENGVSQLPYVVLEYIEGATEIPSSEVEARITTAAEKLVAIHEVATVSLPELPPRFDPVPELLDFLPDNAEWEGLRSLLSHMRSAAFSGNGVLLHGDYWPANIVWDDGRIVGVIDWEDAAIGDPQSDVACACLEFRYAYGDWGSECFLNAYSARRHVDPFRFALWQAYVAAAGNCSMDNWGLDPSKVQAMRAVALKSIREAHAVLTPSNTASG, from the coding sequence TTGAATCCAAATGACAGGTTCGTCGATCTGGTGTCTGTGCACTTTCCAGACGCGGAGATCCAAAGCGTCTCTCCGTTGACTGGCGGGGTCTCAGCCGATGCCACGCTAATCGACATTGAGAACGCGGACCGCAGCCGAATTCGGCTCGTTTTGCGGGAGCACGGCAGCAATCATAATGGACACGGGGCGGCTCTCGAATATCAGTTGCTCGACAGCCTGCTTGCCCTTGGATTTGCGGTGCCCAAACCGTTCGGTTTTGGCGATGGTGAGGGCGGCGAAAACGGCGTGAGCCAACTCCCCTATGTTGTGTTGGAATACATTGAGGGGGCGACGGAGATACCCTCATCTGAGGTCGAAGCGCGGATAACAACTGCGGCTGAAAAGCTGGTTGCGATCCACGAGGTGGCAACAGTATCGCTTCCGGAATTGCCGCCTCGGTTTGATCCCGTCCCGGAATTGTTAGACTTCCTGCCGGACAACGCCGAGTGGGAAGGTTTGCGATCGCTTCTTTCGCATATGCGTTCGGCTGCGTTCTCTGGAAATGGTGTGTTGCTTCACGGAGATTACTGGCCCGCCAACATTGTCTGGGACGATGGCCGGATTGTAGGAGTGATCGATTGGGAAGATGCGGCGATCGGTGATCCGCAATCGGATGTGGCCTGCGCCTGTTTGGAGTTTAGGTACGCCTATGGCGATTGGGGCTCGGAATGCTTCCTAAACGCCTATTCGGCACGGCGGCATGTCGATCCATTCAGGTTTGCCCTATGGCAAGCGTATGTCGCGGCCGCAGGAAATTGCAGCATGGACAATTGGGGCCTTGACCCGTCGAAGGTGCAAGCGATGAGAGCAGTTGCGCTCAAAAGCATCAGAGAAGCGCACGCAGTCCTGACACCATCGAACACGGCATCTGGTTAG
- a CDS encoding DUF1214 domain-containing protein: protein MKLAASLFITVIAAGTGAWLGFGTAKTQINAGDSIFDTFEQTEAGWFFSDDIGSSDAAPIERARVAVGGPLGLSSSEVLYFVALHDSAGRRLNSLCTYRVKGAAIDTRWWSLTLYDSNTQNYVTNSANRSSWNSAAIAKGDDGSWLITVSSDPSEGNWLPSQSAANQPFELNLRTYNPSAITRRNAPNIALPIVDRIAC, encoded by the coding sequence ATGAAACTCGCCGCTTCCCTTTTTATCACGGTGATTGCTGCGGGCACCGGGGCATGGCTGGGATTTGGCACAGCCAAAACGCAGATCAACGCCGGAGATTCGATCTTTGACACGTTCGAACAGACCGAGGCAGGATGGTTCTTTTCCGATGATATCGGATCGTCGGACGCCGCACCGATAGAGCGCGCCCGCGTCGCAGTTGGTGGACCTTTGGGACTATCGTCAAGCGAAGTGCTCTATTTCGTGGCCCTCCATGACAGCGCGGGTCGGCGGCTCAATTCACTCTGCACGTATCGCGTCAAAGGCGCGGCCATCGACACCCGTTGGTGGTCCCTAACTTTGTATGACAGCAACACGCAGAATTATGTGACGAACAGCGCAAATCGATCAAGCTGGAACAGCGCAGCCATTGCCAAAGGCGACGATGGATCTTGGCTTATAACTGTGTCTAGCGATCCGAGCGAAGGCAATTGGCTGCCCAGTCAAAGCGCGGCAAATCAACCGTTCGAGTTAAACCTTCGGACCTACAATCCGAGCGCAATAACACGCCGGAACGCACCCAATATCGCTTTGCCAATTGTGGACCGGATTGCATGTTGA
- a CDS encoding DUF1254 domain-containing protein has protein sequence MLKRSAAIWIAIWLIAGTAGFFGGKAFTIHQAPRLVMSTIEDIVVQRAGGWNTCSHNRQFGPVHGGAKRANPDSVVTIMAYDLSSGPVRVSGETWPDYWSLSLYQHNSDNYFVVNDRQLPNSEFDFAISLPEHSVDETSVQRIDAPTAKGVMLIRRFVKEEADMAGILENQDSMQCGPLESQL, from the coding sequence ATGTTGAAAAGGTCCGCCGCCATATGGATCGCGATCTGGTTGATCGCTGGCACAGCTGGCTTCTTCGGCGGCAAAGCCTTCACCATCCACCAAGCCCCACGATTGGTGATGTCGACGATTGAAGATATCGTTGTTCAACGCGCAGGCGGTTGGAACACGTGTTCCCACAATCGCCAATTTGGCCCCGTTCATGGCGGTGCAAAGCGTGCGAACCCTGATAGCGTCGTGACCATTATGGCCTATGACCTGTCATCTGGCCCGGTCCGAGTGTCCGGGGAAACATGGCCCGATTATTGGTCACTGTCGCTGTATCAGCATAATTCCGACAACTATTTTGTTGTAAATGACCGCCAATTGCCGAACTCCGAATTTGATTTCGCCATCAGCTTGCCAGAGCATTCCGTCGACGAGACTTCAGTGCAGAGGATTGATGCCCCAACTGCAAAAGGCGTGATGCTGATCCGCCGTTTCGTCAAAGAGGAAGCGGACATGGCCGGAATTCTGGAAAACCAAGACAGCATGCAATGCGGACCTCTGGAATCGCAACTTTAA
- a CDS encoding DUF1254 domain-containing protein, with product MKNFIGPILFALLIAVIGHVSVLHFAPNIIMDRAMTMLEVRGAELHTFFHGERTTPQSQSVVRPSPDLAYSVCLFDLEQLESGLEVRMAATPNYASLSFFDDQTNNFKTIRGNGEEITVTLASPDTTISDAETIVSSSLKGLILIRRLAPTAEDFRLVSAISQNDFCRPVDR from the coding sequence ATGAAAAACTTCATTGGCCCCATCCTCTTTGCCCTGCTGATCGCCGTCATCGGCCACGTTTCCGTGCTCCACTTCGCGCCGAACATCATCATGGATCGTGCGATGACTATGCTTGAGGTACGCGGTGCAGAATTGCACACTTTCTTCCATGGTGAACGCACGACGCCGCAATCGCAAAGCGTGGTGCGACCATCGCCGGATCTTGCATACTCCGTGTGCCTGTTTGATCTTGAACAACTTGAATCCGGACTTGAGGTGAGGATGGCGGCCACGCCGAACTATGCCTCGCTCTCGTTCTTCGATGATCAAACCAATAACTTCAAAACCATCCGTGGGAATGGCGAAGAGATCACGGTGACACTTGCATCGCCAGATACAACCATCAGCGATGCAGAAACTATCGTTTCGTCCAGCCTTAAAGGTCTTATCCTGATCAGACGTCTGGCCCCTACCGCAGAGGATTTTCGTCTCGTCTCGGCGATTTCGCAGAATGATTTTTGCCGGCCGGTGGATCGTTGA
- a CDS encoding DUF1214 domain-containing protein, which translates to MKRAIVYVLFGLFGLSLGVYTALAMSGLLPGDRRSTDGIEINGWTGDLAQGSSDASPYLRARIARHGLLALAKTEAIYFIRNTDRDGQPLTEECTYRVSGGPIPAGWWSITLYNEDNFLPDNDDEALSFDATQSGGGDWSAIISAASPAEDGNWISSRNAGKFDLTLRLYMPEDRALTDPEQAIPTPNIARLQCEGKAS; encoded by the coding sequence TTCGGCCTCTTTGGCCTCAGCCTTGGGGTGTACACCGCTTTAGCAATGTCGGGATTGTTGCCGGGCGACCGGCGATCAACCGACGGGATCGAGATCAACGGTTGGACAGGCGATCTGGCGCAGGGTTCATCGGACGCGTCGCCGTATCTGCGGGCTCGTATTGCGCGGCACGGATTGCTCGCATTGGCCAAGACAGAGGCGATCTATTTTATCCGGAACACGGACCGTGATGGCCAACCGTTAACTGAAGAATGCACCTATCGCGTATCGGGTGGACCAATTCCGGCAGGTTGGTGGTCGATCACACTTTACAATGAGGACAACTTTCTACCCGACAACGACGACGAAGCGTTAAGCTTTGATGCTACGCAATCGGGCGGAGGAGATTGGTCGGCGATCATCTCCGCTGCGTCACCTGCCGAAGATGGCAATTGGATTTCCAGCCGAAACGCGGGCAAATTCGACCTCACCTTGAGGTTGTATATGCCCGAAGATCGCGCCCTTACCGATCCAGAACAGGCCATTCCCACCCCAAACATTGCACGGTTGCAGTGTGAAGGGAAAGCGTCATGA